The Chitinophagales bacterium genome has a segment encoding these proteins:
- the lgt gene encoding prolipoprotein diacylglyceryl transferase yields MLNVIASPFYWNANPEIFMFTENFGLRWYSLLYGSAFLIGYAILAWEMKKNNKPIDYAEELLMYMFIAVIIGARLGHVFFYDWDYYSQHLSEIPMIWKGGLASHGAAITIPIALWLFKRKHSDVSYLWILDRVAIPLSLGSAFVRIGNFFNHEIVGKPTGGDFGVVFMRNFEESVHVPRYPSQLFEAILYITIFIVVLTMYKRSKYQPREGSIISTMVIMMFVGRFFLEFFKSGSTLFTIGNLEIIRGHVLSIPFIIIGIAIWYISKKKATNTINN; encoded by the coding sequence ATGTTAAATGTAATAGCTAGTCCTTTTTATTGGAACGCCAACCCAGAAATCTTTATGTTCACTGAAAATTTTGGACTTAGATGGTACAGTTTATTATATGGTTCTGCCTTTTTAATTGGTTATGCCATTTTAGCTTGGGAAATGAAAAAAAATAATAAACCTATAGATTATGCAGAAGAATTGCTAATGTATATGTTTATTGCTGTAATTATTGGTGCAAGATTAGGTCATGTGTTTTTCTATGATTGGGATTATTACAGTCAACATTTATCTGAAATACCAATGATTTGGAAAGGTGGTTTGGCTAGTCATGGTGCAGCTATTACGATACCAATTGCTTTGTGGTTGTTTAAAAGAAAGCATAGCGATGTTTCTTATTTGTGGATTTTAGATAGAGTAGCTATTCCGTTATCACTAGGTTCTGCATTTGTAAGAATAGGTAACTTCTTTAATCATGAGATTGTAGGTAAGCCAACTGGTGGAGATTTTGGCGTAGTGTTTATGCGTAATTTTGAAGAAAGTGTACATGTACCAAGATATCCAAGTCAGTTATTTGAAGCAATATTATATATTACTATTTTTATTGTAGTACTAACTATGTATAAAAGAAGTAAATATCAACCAAGAGAAGGTAGTATTATTAGTACTATGGTGATTATGATGTTTGTTGGACGATTTTTCTTAGAGTTCTTTAAAAGTGGTTCAACTTTATTTACTATTGGTAATTTAGAAATTATAAGAGGTCATGTATTAAGTATTCCATTTATTATTATTGGAATTGCTATTTGGTATATTTCCAAAAAAAAAGCGACTAATACTATCAACAATTAA
- a CDS encoding GNAT family N-acetyltransferase gives MNDFEILIANNDHHKYVEELCALYEDSAKKRGTGIAKREAAYLLKNIDEQKAIIAIRKKDGDLAGFCYIETWQGKDYVVNSGLIVKEDYRKLGLAFKIKQFSFDYTTKKYPQAKIFGITTSLPVMKMNSKLGYKPVTFSELTQDDTFWNGCKSCVNYDILTKTNKSNCLCTAMLYNPKDVKKKNYEIKKSVTKKVAAKQTGLKPKKQINKKKTK, from the coding sequence ATTAACGATTTCGAAATATTGATAGCCAACAACGACCATCACAAGTATGTAGAGGAGTTGTGTGCTTTGTATGAAGACTCTGCTAAAAAGCGTGGTACTGGTATTGCCAAACGAGAAGCAGCATACTTGTTAAAGAATATAGATGAGCAGAAAGCCATTATTGCTATTCGGAAGAAAGATGGTGACTTAGCTGGTTTTTGTTATATAGAAACTTGGCAAGGCAAAGACTATGTCGTCAACTCTGGATTAATTGTTAAAGAAGATTACAGAAAATTAGGTTTGGCTTTTAAAATCAAGCAGTTTTCTTTTGATTATACAACTAAGAAATATCCACAAGCTAAAATATTTGGTATTACAACCAGTTTGCCTGTTATGAAAATGAATAGTAAGTTAGGATATAAACCAGTTACTTTTTCTGAATTAACACAAGACGATACTTTTTGGAATGGTTGTAAAAGTTGTGTCAATTATGATATTTTGACTAAAACCAACAAAAGCAATTGTTTGTGTACTGCAATGTTGTACAATCCTAAAGATGTAAAAAAGAAAAACTACGAAATTAAAAAAAGCGTAACTAAAAAAGTAGCTGCAAAACAAACCGGACTTAAACCAAAGAAACAAATCAATAAAAAGAAAACGAAATGA